From Aricia agestis chromosome 11, ilAriAges1.1, whole genome shotgun sequence, a single genomic window includes:
- the LOC121731832 gene encoding zinc finger protein 28 — protein MLSPHDDDEEDDDSHLCIKCNTTIVGLDNYVRHRKQRCGKDKNPPKSVLPIDALEPTYGLGADFFFQSLELQSSVKKSSLSRLTPPTSISKSAIDNTSSLQVATTSRDVPRMSPLEGNLRGEDWIGGHSLKIGGNEDNQTKLIKAVASISGAVKKDIQSHSYNIGPFNDFKPDDDSDDLEDLEDDEDDDQGSKWKPPPTYTGGKWRPYSPENEEWDVREEQEHTGGKWKPPCTPDAQERDEDYDAPPPGHTKGKWLPGANEKTQIMQTTIQNRGSVQYWCGPCNRRLGSRAIYEKHLKSNLHRRKVLPEHDLEFSGHIRPISDSINKRVSRPSRYLNETIYLQPSKKASELKSTNQSTAKLKIKIKKKKRRRNPMYVNCSGCNSRVRTHLMGKHLISHYHFRKVSDTKSDVYRQLILDNMDAIVHQSPFQCSPCKFYTNWLSNFIQHFYSDEHTRTVNAMEGRYWCSFCKFECDLSDLMLNHLTSSEHGDVVAAVNRSMPIIIRKKTIFQCETCGEEFRYNIAVKKHCLRTNHRMLHTAADDYQQLHQCAHCEQKFKSSRTLAAHLKSKHKQKAYLCLVCSKSFDSADEVKAHRESSEHRVIARKQRLHKMGLPATELRKKCPYCTETVMLPTVLELKDHIREVHPNIKKKCPHCGKSFILPQEVSRHIRDGACSKPEVSGAGILWSCNQCSYTTDSQAECFFHETLHSDPVSIERGPSKTVIKKYKCSFCDRIFKKSYLRDHLRQHTFERPFACSICGANFTRQSSLAYHSRTEHSTPKVPFEVVQEMEDGREFRCQRCRRRFVNGLALSQHAARCEEGCEGDRRCTYDGCTYVAVSYAQLDKHIATHEDRKKYKCLLCSFKTNQATHLRRHMVSHEGTKPYACPYCEFSCAIQENLRKHVLKTRHRGCNLYRCRHCDFGVDLANAFRLHLLNDHPLEYDAQTALKTVKEYHMKRND, from the exons ATGCTGTCCCCGCACGACGACGACGAGGAGGACGACGACAGCCATCTGTGCATCAAATGTAACACCACAATCGTCGGTCTGGATAACTACGTCCGACATAGGAAGCAACGATGTGGCAAAGACAAAAATCCCCCGAAATCCGTACTACCTATCGACGCCTTGGAGCCTACGTACGGCCTCGGCGCTGACTTCTTTTTCCAATCCTTGGAGCTTCAGAGTAGCGTTAAAAAGTCGTCCCTATCCCGCCTAACACCTCCCACGTCTATATCTAAATCTGCAATTGATAACACTAGCTCCTTACAAGTTGCCACAACATCCCGGGATGTACCCCGCATGAGTCCTTTAGAAGGAAACTTGAGAGGCGAAGATTGGATCGGTGGTCATAGTCTGAAAATTGGAGGAAACGAAGATAATCAAACTAAACTTATCAAAGCAGTCGCCAGCATTAGCGGCGCTGTAAAGAAAGATATACAATCTCATTCCTATAACATAGGTCCATTCAACGATTTTAAACCAGATGACGATTCCGATGATCTCGAAGACTTGGAGGACGACGAAGATGATGACCAGGGATCGAAGTGGAAGCCTCCGCCGACGTATACGGGAGGAAAATGGCGGCCGTACTCGCCAGAAAACGAGGAATGGGACGTAAGGGAGGAACAGGAGCACACTGGAGGTAAATGGAAACCGCCTTGTACGCCTGACGCGCAGGAGCGAGACGAAGATTATGATGCACCTCCACCGGGACACACCAAAGGAAAATGGCTGCCCGGAGCTAATGAAAAAACTCAAATCATGCAAACCACAATACAGAACAGAGGCTCGGTGCAGTACTGGTGTGGACCCTGCAATAGAAGACTAGGCTCGAGAGCTATTTACGAGAAACATTTAAAATCTAATCTGCATAGACGTAAAGTTCTACCTGAACATGACTTGGAGTTCTCGGGACATATCAGACCAATCAGTGACTCCATCAACAAGAGAGTTTCGCGTCCTTCTCGCTATCTAAATGAAACTATATATTTGCAGCCCTCGAAGAAAGCGTCCGAGCTAAAATCTACAAACCAAAGTacagcaaaattaaaaattaaaataaagaaaaagaaaCGGAGAAGAAATCCCATGTACGTAAACTGCTCGGGCTGCAACTCCAGGGTACGAACGCACTTGATGGGCAAGCATTTGATCTCGCACTATCATTTCCGTAAAGTTAGTGACACCAAAAGTGATGTCTATCGGCAGCTGATCCTCGACAACATGGATGCCATCGTCCACCAGTCGCCTTTCCAATGCAGCCCTTGCAAATTCTACACCAACTGGCTCTCTAATTTCATCCAGCACTTCTATTCGGACGAGCACACGCGGACAGTCAACGCCATGGAAGGCAGGTACTGGTGCTCGTTTTGCAAATTCGAATGCGATCTGTCTGACCTGATGCTGAACCACCTGACCAGCTCGGAGCACGGGGACGTGGTCGCCGCCGTGAATAGATCGATGCCGATCATCATCCGCAAGAAGACGATATTCCAGTGTGAAACCTGCGGGGAAGAGTTCAGGTACAACATAGCGGTAAAGAAGCACTGCCTCCGAACCAACCATAGAATGCTGCACACCGCGGCTGATGATTATCAGCAGTTGCACCAGTGTGCACATTGCGAGCAAAAGTTCAAGTCCTCCCGCACGCTAGCAGCCCACTTAAAATCCAAGCATAAACAGAAGGCCTACCTGTGTCTGGTCTGTTCGAAGTCCTTCGACAGTGCCGACGAAGTTAAGGCCCATAGAGAGAGCTCCGAGCACAGAGTAATAGCTCGTAAACAGAGACTACACAAGATGGGTCTGCCAGCTACAGAACTGCGGAAAAAGTGTCCGTACTGCACCGAAACCGTGATGTTGCCTACAGTCCTAGAACTCAAAGATCACATCCGTGAAGTGCATCCCAATATTAAAAAGAA GTGTCCGCACTGTGGAAAATCGTTCATCTTACCCCAGGAAGTGTCGCGACATATCCGAGACGGCGCCTGCAGCAAGCCCGAGGTGAGCGGAGCCGGGATTCTCTGGAGCTGCAACCAGTGTTCCTACACCACCGACTCCCAGGCGGAGTGCTTCTTCCACGAGACCCTGCACTCAGACCCCGTGTCCATCGAGAGGGGTCCATCGAAGACCGTCATCAAGAAGTATAAGTGCTCCTTCTGCGATCGGATCTTTAAGAAATCTTACCTTCGTGATCATTTAAGACAACATACCTTCGAGAGGCCCTTCGCCTGTTCCATTTGTGGCGCCAACTTCACCAGGCAGTCCAGCCTGGCTTATCACTCGCGGACCGAGCACAGCACGCCGAAGGTGCCGTTCGAAGTAGTACAAGAGATGGAGGATGGACGGGAGTTTAGATGTCAGAGATGCAGGCGAAGATTTGTTAATGG GCTTGCACTTTCCCAGCACGCCGCGCGGTGTGAGGAGGGGTGCGAGGGGGACCGGCGGTGCACTTACGATGGCTGCACTTATGTGGCAGTGTCGTATGCTCAACTTGACAA ACACATTGCAACGCATGAGGATCGTAAAAAGTATAAATGCTTATTGTGTAGCTTCAAAACGAATCAAGCCACCCATCTCAGAAGACACATGGTCAGCCACGAAGGAACAAAACCATACGCTTGTCCATATTGTGAATTCAGCTGTGCCATTCAG GAGAATCTCCGAAAGCACGTGCTCAAAACTCGTCACCGCGGCTGCAATCTGTACAGATGTCGCCACTGTGACTTCGGCGTGGACCTGGCTAATGCTTTCCGTCTGCACCTCCTCAACGACCATCCCCTTGAATACGACGCTCAAACTGCTTTAAAGACCGTTAAGGAATATCACATGAAaagaaatgattaa